Sequence from the Penaeus vannamei isolate JL-2024 chromosome 25, ASM4276789v1, whole genome shotgun sequence genome:
tgtgtaagtatatatatatatatacatacacacacacacacacacacacatatatatatatatatatatatatatatatatatacgtacatatatatatacttacatatatatatatacttaaatatatatatataaatatatacttacatatatatatatatacttacatatatatatatatatatatatatatatatatatatatacttacatatatatatatatgtatatatatatatatatatatatatatacttacatatatatatatatatacttacaatatatatatatatatacctacatatatatatatatatatatatatatatatatatatatatatatatgagtgtgtgtctgtgtgtgtgtgtgtgtgtgtgtgtgtgtgtgtgtgtgtgtgtgtgtgtgtgtgtgtgtgtgtgtgtgtgtgtgtgtgtatcatattgaTAAGCCCACTCACACACCTCAGTATACAGCAGAAGACAACCTGTGCACAGGTGTCGTGATTCCCTTCCAAGTGTGTTCATAATGGTTTACAGGTGTGCAATGCTTGCCTTTGGGATCAGTACCTTTTTTCGTCCGAATCCTAGGGAAATGTTGAAAGCTAACCGAAGTTAACCCAAAATAAAGCTTCCTAGACATTAGAGTTTATTTGTTCACTGAAAGTCTTACAATAGATATGTAAAAGATTACTATCCTTCTAGTAATAGAATATCTTCAGGGAGGAAGTTTATATGATTTTCTTCACAGAATGAGCTTGTGGTATTAATCTTTCTGTGATATATCAAGAAGGATGGGACTGTACCAGAGGCATAgcccatactatatatatatatatatatatatatatatatatatatatatatatatatatatatatgtgtgtgtgtgtgtgtgtgtgtgtgtgtgtgtgtgtgtataaaaagccgtggatattgttccggcaccggattttataaaagtttggctattcgtccggcatacataGGCACTAACTCcttgcgcgcaaacacacactcgcgcatcagccttgcatacaaactttggcgctgtttttgcgttgttcattgttcatggccAAGGGTCGATCATCGATTATGTTTCCTTCTAAGTTGGAACCgaatttgccagttttgctgtTGTGGACAGCTTGACCAAATTTCAGGAGAGCACTTTCGCACAGTTTAAGAAAGTAAAGCCAGAGTTGAAGTGCTCCAACTAAGTGTTTGCCTGCATCCGGAAATACGGCAATTGGGAGGGGGTTCGGGGGGCATAGCCCCCGGgttaggagggatttttggttcatacgACGATCCTACTGGTAGTGcgtgcgtttaagatgcggttcactcgccCTTTTgttcgcgcaacaccgtgtcgaatcatccgtaGCCGAAACTTCTCTCGGGTTCctactttctttatcatctgaaatgCTATCCTTGGCTTGGATTTTCAaattcccacattcttttgctttttaaaatgcatggtataaacgaaatcaccccctcccccaacattgTTGGCGGTCCTATCGTTTAGAGGCACAATAAAATCACAGAATATGAGtgaaaatcacagaaatgtcaaactgtAGCAAACTTAGCATGTATGTCCATTCGGTCTTaagaattattaaaatttttGATGTGCGCCCCTACAAGAGTAGTAGCTCTTCAGAGCAGGTTTCCGACAAAAAAACGCCGGAAAAAATATCCCGGCAGAGTCTGGATCCGACTATGAATATTGCATGAAATGACAAAGACAGAATTAATGACAGTGCGCAAGCGCGAGTGTATGCCAGACGAATagccaaaatgttataaaatccggtgccggaacaatatccacggcgtatataaaaatatctttCAGTTATTAGGTCTATGTAGAGTAGGTTAGTTTTTTTGGGTTATCATAGATTAGGTTTatttagggtagggtaggtttgttttgttttgatttgattagGGTAAGTTTGATTTTTTTCGGCCAGGTTAggttaaccaaaccaaacctaacctaaccaaaacgaaaacctaacctaacctaaccaaaacaaacttaacctaacctaatctaaccaaaacaatcctaacctaaccatatcaaatctaacctaacttacccaaagcaaacctaacccaaccaaccaaaacaaacctaacctaacctaaactaaactgtTAAGGTTAaacaaacccaacctaacctaaccaacacaaATCTAATCTAACTTTAacaatcctaacctaaccaaacaaaacaaacgtaaCCTTACCaatcctaacctaatctaaccaaaacaaacctaacctaaccttaacaaAAATGATGTGCCCCGACTCCAAACGTCCAAAAAATCATCGCCAATTTCAGTAACACTGCTTTCTCCAGGATTCCAGGATTCGAACTGATCCGGATGCTCCTGCTTCCGTCTTACAACCAATCACAGAGAGCCTGATGTTGCGCATGCTCAGACTCACCAGCCAATCAATGCGCGCAAAATAAGTGTTTCTCGAACATAGTAGGTTCacggctttatatatatacttcgtaatcattatcatcattattactattatcattatcataatgatcattaatattattgaacatcattgttattataactatgaatattttcattcgtaatatatcaattattgttatatatatacttcgttatcattatcatcattattactattatcattatcataatggtcattaatattattgaatatcattgttattataactatgaatattttcattcgtaatatatcaattattgttaatattatcattactatcgttactgctattgccattgttacttgtcattctcattctcatatttattatcattatttttattatcataatcattatattgatgatgacggtggcgatgatggtgatggtgatgaggataataacagtcatattgatgaccatgataataataatgatataattcgtagtagcaatagtattaatgattatgataataatatcataatgataatgttagtaataatgataatgataattgtagtaatgatatacaatatcaataacaatgatgatggtgataaaaataattataataataattattatataagtaataatgataataacaatggtgatgattataatgatgataaaaaaataatgataatgaatatgataatgaaaattataatgataacaataatgatcataagaatactattgatgatggtaataataactataataatcataataataatcataataatagcagctataataacaatgaaaataattatcattaacgttgtcattatcattattgttatcattaatatcattacagatattccatcattatcattattactgttatcattattatcattgttattactaatattatcataaatattttttttagtattgttatcatcattaccattgtcattattgccattgtcattataattgttattatcatcatcaccttcatcgccACCGTCATAATGAACATTGtcataatgagtatgataatgatagtaattatgataattatgatgagtaaaaataagaatgataccaataataatgacaatagcaataatgctaatgataatagtgatgataagagaaTAGTatcgaaaataatgaaaatgataaaaagatacaaaaaaataataatcaaaaacaaaaacaataaatgataatgataacaataacgataatgatacttttgacaacgacaacaatgctaatgatgataaagacagttATGTCCTTGACACTGAAAAATGATACCAGGAGCCTACATCTACATCTGAAAAAAACTAGTGTATATAAAACTACACTTGGAAAAAGAGCAGCggtttttttaccttttcccctGTAGTCCCATTGGTTTCATGAATAGTAATGGATGAAGACCGCAGTAGTTTAAGTACAAGTAAAACATTGTTcaataatgttgttttttttaatctctttaatttttctttattataggTAGCTAGCTACCATCttatatcttctttctcctcttcctctttcgagaatctgattctcttctttcttcttgtttcgctTCGCATGGTTTTGTGGGATTCTCAAAAGTGgtgaaaaaaacattatttataATAGTTTTACTAATCAAGACCAAAACTGTACACATGAAAGATCCTAAAATGATACCCTAATCCAAGGCACAGGCTTGGCTTGCCAGCCCTAGAAAGAAAAGGCTTGCCAACCCCAGAAAGAAGCTTGGCAAAACCGGAGAAGAATCTCCAACACCAAGGAAAAAAAGCCAGGCGACCGCGGGGTTAGAAATGACCGAAAAAGATGAAGTCAAGCAGCGTTTTGCCGGCCTAAAAACGCCGCAATTTTAGGGTTTTCGATGGTCAGGCACTGTCTCTCGGGGGAGAACCACCAGTGGATGTCCTTGTAGACCTTCGTGGTGTTGTCAGTGTGGAGGCGTTCGCAGATGTCACACATGGCGTTCCTCAGGATGTCTCCGCGAATGACCGGCTTGTATTTTCGCTTCCATCTGCAATACGAATTAGAGCAAGTACTTATAGACCTTGGGTTAAAGCGCGCGATCACGGCGATATTCGCATTAATTTTATTGCAATTGGATTACCTTATTATACATACGAAGCCAAAAAGTCCTGAAATTTCATGGTAAACGCGTTTAAGGATATATTTACAGCACTTTACTGATGACACGCTATTGTTCATCGTATAGCGTTTAGAATGCTGTCCGTACCATTATAGATACGACATTATATTCTACTCGTGTTCATCAACCTAGATATTACTCACAAGAAATATTCGTAATAAGCCGTGTGGTTATTCTTCAAGTAGATGAGGTAGTTGGCAAGAGCCGTCACGTTGGGGAAGGCCAAGGCGTTGATGACTGAATGCGGGGGGGCGTTCTTGACGTAGTTGCCCAAACCCCACACCACGGGCACCACGTAGTTCCTGCAGAGATCGCGTCGTTGGTGAATCAcaatgcttctttagttttattgttgtttgtaattgtttttttattatcttatatcttattattgtttttattattttcttgttgtttcatctattttatctttattcttgtttattgtcattatgttattatttgtttattcttatctattctaATTGCTATTTATTGTTATCTCTTAtagtcatgttattattatctattatcttattcattattatcatgcgaTTGATATGTTAATTAACTTTattttactataattttcataatgttattattttcatgatgtgAGCAACTTTCGCATGGCATTCTTATGCTTTAAGTTGTGGGTAAACTTAtagcaaaaaaggaataaaagaatgcgataatggtaatgatgacagtaataatgataataatgattataatgataataataatgataataataataataatgataataataataataataataatgacattaataataataataacattaataataataataaaataatgataataataaataatagctacagtaattatcataataataatgataatagtaatgatagtgataataaaaatgataataatgataatgctaaaaaaatgataataatgataatgctaaaaaaatgataatattgataatgataaaaatcatttcctcttttataaacttttttttacagTGTATATTAACCCTTCCTGACACGGCACACTCAAGGACAAACCTCAAGGTATAGTAAAGCTTCTCGGTGATGTAGTCCTCGCAAAGGGAGTTCTCGAGGGCGAGGTAGAAGTAGTACTTCTTCTCCAACATGCCCTCGCAGTCAGACTGGCCCCGGATGCACGTGAGAGTCCCACACGCCCCGTAAATGTCCACTGTAACGTGCTTCTGCAGTTGCTTCACCAGTCTGTCCCCGAAATCGGAGGGTTAGACTGAAGGattggagagagaaggatggggtctTGGTGGTCGTTAATGGTCGGTGGTTTAAGCAAATAGATGTGACTGATTTGTGGATTTGGAGATGGTTGAGGATTAGTAGGCGAGTTTGCTGAAAAATGGAGGAGAAACTTAGTGTCGTGAATCGTAGaactgtaaagaaaaaaacaagcgacAAGGGAAACATATGGGCGGAGCAATACGCAAAAGGGAGTGGATATATTATGatcatgaaaagagaagagagagagagagagagagagagagagtgagagagagagagagagagagagagagagagagagagagagagagatagaaagatagaaagagagagagaagggaggggtgggatgaggagtggaagagagagagaaagaaagaaagagaagagaagagatagacagatagacagatagatagatagagagagagagaaaaaaaaggaaaatctcagCGCTTACTCCTCCCTGCCGCTCATGGAGTTGCAATCGGAGACGAACCAAGCGATGAGTCTCGTCTTGTTCCTCATGACGGCGGTCGGCCTCCCGATCTTCCTCTCGCCGAGGCTCTCGTACATGCCGTAGCTATTAtgatttattaatcattattattcgtgcATGCTGtagctattatctatttatttattattattatttgtgcatGCTGtagctattatttattatttattattattattattatcattgttcgtgCATGCTGtagctattatttatttatttattattattattattcgtgcatgctgtagctattattattatctattatcattattattattcgtgcaTGTTGTagctattattcattatttattattattattattatcattgttcgtgCATGCTGTagctattatttatttacttattattattattattcgcgcatgctgtagctattattatttatctattatcattattattattcgtgtatGTTGTagctatcatttattatttattattattattattattgttcgtgcATGCTGtagctattatttattatttattattattattattattattgttcgtgcATGCTGTagctattgttatttatttattattattattgttcgtgcATGCTGtagctattgtttttatttattattattattagtcgtgCATGCTGtagctattatttatttatttattattattagtcgtgCATGCTGtagctattatttattattattattattgttcgtgcATGCTGtagctattatttattattattattattgttcgtgcATGCTGtagctattatttattattattattattgttcgtgcATGCTGtagctattatttattattattattattgttcgtgcATGCTGtagctattattagtatttattatcattattattcgcccATGCTGTagctattgttatttatttatcattattatccgtgCATActgtagctattattattatccattatcattattagtattcatgCATGCTGTAGCTATTAtgatttattaatcattatcattatttgtgtatgCTGTAGctatgatttatttatctattattattattatatgtgcatgctgtatctattatttattattattattattcgtgcaTGCTGCAGTTAttagtattcattattattattattcgtgcatgccgtagctatcattattatttatcattattattattacttgtgcATGCTGtagctattatcatttattattattattattatagttcgtGCATGCTGTAGcgattatcatttatttactattatcattatgcgtGCATGctgtagctattattattattatttattattattattcgcgcATGCCGTATAGAAAGTTACACTTTTGCATGGGTTTGCTTTTAGTTCCTCGGGTTTTTAtgtcggtctgtttttttttcttgtatttgtctctgtttgtttgtctgtctgattctcttttcttttactttttataaaTCAGTCCCTTGAATATGACGGGATTTTTCCCCTGATGACATTGCATTAATCTgtcctttgcatttttttttcactgtcatctgaaaatttgtttgtctgttttttttgtgtccGTCTCCTACGAgaatttatcttttgtttatgtccttttttttcttttttttgtgtgtcgttTGTATAACTGTCTTTTTTCGATCATGCTCTTGTATGACTGTATTTTCTAGAGCCGTATAATCAGTTTGTCTATTTTGGAGTATCTATTTTTTGAAGGTAGTATTGATTTTGATTTGTTGAAGTTAATTACCCGTCTCTTAGATAGTCCCTGGAATAcaatgtctttcttttcttagagAAACTTCGTCTTATTATCGGTATGTCacgttctttctatttttttgtgatGTTTGACGATTTAAAGTTATATGTACTTAATTTTTCAAAAATCAAGAAATACTATGATATAGGCAGTTGTGTCTCAATTGAAATCATAGGGAATacttgaatatattcatatatttatatgccaaGGAACATCTTTCAAAATAAGACATTGAATGTGTAAATCATAACTAATAGACAGACAAGAATTCATCAAAATAAACActgaaatagaggaaaaaaaattaattcaacATGTTTAGATTCCCTGTGACAGATTAGATCCCCTTCCTTGCCTTTCCGATCCTATTCCCGCTCCTCTCCTGTGTCTCTCAAACCCCCATCCATCttcacctttccttcttctctttttctaatctctcagcaatcctttcttttctcattcaggTTTAATAAGATCCCCcttttaatgaatgaatgaagactCTTTATAACCTGGACTTTCCCTTGAATTTACGAAAGcggttttcctctcttttcatgaATGAATCAAGGCGCTCTACTCTcctttaatgaatgaataaatactctttcctctctttcaatgAATGAATCAAGATGCTCTACTCTCctttaatgaatgaataattactcTTTCCTCACTGTCAATGAATGAATCAAGACGCTCTAATCTCctttaatgaattaataaatactctttcctct
This genomic interval carries:
- the LOC113821734 gene encoding alpha-(1,3)-fucosyltransferase C, with product MSSPSAEMIRMKLRTKLEMAIITICALYLHSCKSAIRRSLSPSKPREWAPDTYKRIQAEEVLDPEQEASMKKILQWNYYNFKLEEGHEPFVKQGCRYTNCVFTKDRNRYPLSQLDAVLWHANAADSSFPDQSNRSPHTRYVIVTHEASYHIRGIKSGGLSSYNGVFNWTLHYRNDADIYAPYGMYESLGERKIGRPTAVMRNKTRLIAWFVSDCNSMSGREELVKQLQKHVTVDIYGACGTLTCIRGQSDCEGMLEKKYYFYLALENSLCEDYITEKLYYTLRNYVVPVVWGLGNYVKNAPPHSVINALAFPNVTALANYLIYLKNNHTAYYEYFLWKRKYKPVIRGDILRNAMCDICERLHTDNTTKVYKDIHWWFSPERQCLTIENPKIAAFLGRQNAA